The following coding sequences lie in one Bacteroides helcogenes P 36-108 genomic window:
- a CDS encoding TolB family protein — MKLIVQYLFACCVLLFWGACGPMVKVEVQSLEKSPLEETCVGVVVPCNIAPLNFYTSADDGKEAVILACGEHRLTALSEAGGMIPSMGAWKHLLRVAKGKDITVKHCVLVDGKWKAYRPFMIRVAAEIIDPFLVYRLIPPGYEMWDAMGIYQRNLESFEETCLIRNSQTEGNCMNCHSFCQQNPDKMLFHVRSKHAGTILVNNGKITKIDTKTDQTISSLVYPYWHPSGKFITFSVNDTKQLFHTHNPNRVEVLDRQSDVVVYDVLKNELITAPQLFDKEVFETFPTFSPDGKRLYFCTAKLRIMPNEYDKVRYSLCSIAFDADSRSFGEKVDTLYNAEKEGGSVSFPRVSPDGNYLMFTKAAYGNFSIWHQDADLWMIDLKRHEKHALDEANSESVESYHSWSSNSRWVVFSSRRGDGLYTRLYLAYVDADGRIHKPFVLPQKSGDFYDKCMYSYNIPELVKGSVEVGNYRLVEQVREGSLQKVHAANGMKGR; from the coding sequence ATGAAGCTTATTGTTCAATATCTGTTTGCTTGCTGTGTGCTGCTGTTTTGGGGAGCATGCGGGCCGATGGTCAAAGTTGAGGTGCAATCTCTGGAAAAATCACCGTTGGAAGAAACTTGCGTCGGGGTGGTAGTGCCTTGCAACATTGCTCCCCTTAACTTTTATACCTCTGCCGATGACGGAAAGGAAGCCGTGATACTTGCCTGTGGAGAGCACCGGTTGACGGCATTGAGTGAGGCGGGAGGCATGATACCCTCCATGGGTGCTTGGAAACATCTGCTTAGGGTGGCGAAGGGAAAAGACATTACCGTGAAACATTGCGTGCTGGTCGATGGAAAATGGAAGGCCTATCGTCCGTTTATGATACGTGTGGCTGCCGAAATCATTGATCCATTCTTGGTTTATCGTCTCATTCCACCGGGGTATGAAATGTGGGATGCGATGGGCATTTATCAACGTAATCTGGAGTCTTTTGAAGAAACCTGCTTGATAAGGAACAGCCAGACTGAGGGGAATTGTATGAACTGTCATTCATTCTGCCAGCAAAATCCGGATAAAATGTTGTTTCATGTGCGTTCCAAACATGCGGGAACCATTCTTGTGAATAATGGAAAAATTACGAAAATAGACACAAAGACAGACCAAACAATTTCTTCTTTGGTTTATCCTTATTGGCATCCGAGTGGAAAGTTCATAACTTTCTCTGTGAATGACACAAAACAATTGTTCCACACACACAATCCCAACAGGGTGGAAGTGTTGGACAGGCAATCGGATGTGGTAGTGTATGATGTCTTGAAAAACGAGTTGATTACAGCACCTCAACTGTTTGATAAAGAGGTGTTCGAGACCTTTCCCACATTCTCTCCTGACGGAAAGAGGCTTTATTTCTGTACGGCAAAATTACGAATCATGCCCAATGAGTATGATAAGGTGAGATATAGCCTGTGCAGTATAGCTTTTGATGCGGACAGCCGTTCTTTCGGAGAAAAGGTGGATACGCTCTATAATGCGGAGAAAGAGGGTGGTAGTGTCTCTTTTCCCCGTGTCTCTCCTGACGGGAACTATCTGATGTTCACAAAGGCAGCCTATGGTAATTTTTCCATTTGGCATCAGGATGCCGACCTGTGGATGATTGATTTAAAACGGCATGAAAAGCATGCTTTGGATGAAGCGAACAGTGAGAGTGTGGAGAGTTACCATAGCTGGAGCAGCAATAGCCGTTGGGTAGTTTTCAGTAGTCGTAGGGGAGATGGACTTTATACTCGCCTCTACCTGGCATACGTAGATGCGGACGGAAGGATACATAAGCCTTTTGTGCTGCCGCAGAAGTCGGGAGACTTTTATGATAAGTGCATGTATTCCTATAATATCCCCGAATTGGTGAAAGGAAGTGTGGAAGTCGGTAACTATCGGCTGGTAGAGCAAGTCAGAGAAGGATCTCTGCAGAAGGTGCATGCTGCTAACGGAATGAAGGGGAGATAA
- a CDS encoding NAD(P)H-hydrate dehydratase → MKIFPTASIKQLDAYIIENEPVASIALMERAAVALADAITKRWEDKATPFTLFAGPGNNGGDALALARLLMQRGYIKVTAYLFNTSGNLSPDCQANMERLAKVPDVDFHVVTTQFVPPVLTENHVVIDGLFGSGLNKPLKGGFAAVVKYINASAATVVAIDVPSGLMGEDNTYNVQSGIIRASLTLSLQFPKLAFFFAENQSFVGEWQLLDIGISEDAIEQTDTDYHLLENEDMPYLVKLRARFAHKGDFGSALLIAGSQGMAGASVLAARACLRSGVGLLTVHVPFCNNFIVQTSVPEAKTELDISDTCFTAPADTDDYQAVGIGPGLGRAVETESALLEQIDLCQTPMVVDADALNILGEKRSYIGRLPKGSILTPHSKELERLVGKCQNSYDRLMKARELAKTAGVYIILKGAYSAIISPSGKCWFNITGNPGMATGGSGDVLTGVLLALLAQGYETEIAVRLGTYVHGLAGDIACKKQGTTAMTAGDIVNALPMAWRMLEG, encoded by the coding sequence ATGAAGATATTTCCTACTGCAAGCATCAAGCAACTGGACGCTTATATCATAGAGAATGAACCGGTTGCATCCATTGCCCTGATGGAACGTGCGGCTGTTGCCCTGGCTGATGCTATTACTAAACGTTGGGAGGATAAGGCAACTCCTTTTACCCTTTTTGCCGGCCCCGGAAACAACGGTGGTGATGCTTTGGCGTTGGCACGTTTGCTGATGCAGCGAGGCTATATTAAAGTGACGGCCTATTTGTTTAATACAAGTGGCAACCTCTCTCCCGACTGTCAAGCGAATATGGAACGGCTGGCAAAAGTGCCGGATGTGGATTTTCATGTGGTGACCACGCAGTTTGTGCCTCCAGTGTTGACCGAAAACCACGTAGTGATTGACGGCTTGTTCGGAAGCGGATTGAATAAACCGTTAAAAGGTGGCTTTGCGGCAGTGGTGAAATATATCAACGCTTCGGCGGCTACGGTAGTGGCTATTGATGTACCATCGGGGCTGATGGGAGAGGATAATACCTATAATGTACAGTCCGGCATCATCCGTGCCAGTCTGACATTGAGCCTGCAATTTCCGAAGCTGGCATTCTTTTTCGCCGAAAACCAATCTTTTGTAGGTGAGTGGCAACTCTTGGATATAGGGATCAGTGAAGATGCGATCGAACAGACAGATACCGACTATCATCTGCTGGAAAATGAAGATATGCCATATCTGGTAAAGCTTCGTGCAAGGTTTGCACACAAAGGGGATTTTGGCAGTGCTTTGCTGATAGCCGGTTCGCAGGGGATGGCGGGAGCTTCTGTACTTGCGGCAAGGGCTTGCCTGCGTTCCGGGGTAGGTTTACTGACTGTGCATGTGCCGTTCTGCAATAATTTTATAGTGCAGACCTCTGTACCCGAAGCTAAGACGGAATTGGACATCAGCGACACTTGTTTTACTGCTCCTGCCGATACGGACGATTATCAGGCTGTGGGAATCGGTCCAGGATTGGGGAGGGCGGTGGAAACGGAATCTGCTTTACTGGAGCAGATAGATCTTTGCCAGACACCGATGGTGGTGGATGCGGATGCCTTGAATATTTTAGGAGAAAAGCGCAGTTATATAGGACGTCTGCCCAAGGGAAGCATTCTCACGCCACACTCCAAAGAACTGGAACGTTTGGTGGGTAAGTGTCAGAATTCTTATGATCGTTTGATGAAAGCACGTGAACTGGCGAAGACTGCCGGTGTGTATATTATATTGAAAGGTGCTTATTCTGCCATTATTTCTCCGTCAGGCAAATGTTGGTTTAATATAACCGGAAATCCGGGAATGGCAACGGGTGGCAGTGGTGATGTGTTGACCGGAGTTTTACTTGCTTTGCTGGCGCAAGGATATGAAACGGAAATAGCTGTCCGGCTGGGAACTTATGTGCATGGGCTTGCCGGAGATATCGCTTGTAAGAAACAAGGCACAACCGCAATGACTGCCGGAGATATAGTGAATGCTTTGCCGATGGCGTGGCGGATGTTGGAAGGATGA
- a CDS encoding DUF5715 family protein → MHYKCPIIPVFLIIGIALSINLCGCKKKDMSLKLNEPRNIKGVISYKRSFGDLNDIHLNVAQTIGICPLASREEAEKMKEKLRLIETSDLYAVDSLTHSIPYLIPGAAALLDTIGGNFLDSLTAKGLNPNKIVVTSVLRTQDDVKRLRRRNGNASENSAHFYGTTFDVSWKRFQKIEDRDGRPLQNVSADTLKLVLSEVLRDLRKADRCYIKYELKQGCFHITTRR, encoded by the coding sequence ATGCACTATAAATGCCCTATCATTCCCGTCTTCCTGATTATCGGAATAGCACTGTCAATCAACCTCTGCGGATGCAAAAAGAAAGACATGTCTTTGAAGCTGAACGAACCTCGCAACATCAAAGGGGTAATCAGCTACAAACGCTCTTTCGGAGATTTGAACGATATCCATTTAAATGTGGCACAAACTATCGGCATCTGTCCTCTTGCCTCACGCGAAGAAGCGGAGAAAATGAAAGAGAAACTTCGCCTGATTGAAACAAGCGATCTATATGCGGTCGATTCACTGACGCACTCCATCCCTTACCTGATTCCCGGAGCAGCAGCACTCTTAGATACTATCGGCGGTAACTTCCTTGATTCACTGACTGCAAAAGGATTGAATCCCAATAAAATAGTAGTGACTTCTGTATTGCGTACACAGGATGACGTAAAACGTTTGCGTCGCCGCAATGGAAATGCCTCCGAGAATTCCGCGCATTTTTATGGAACCACATTCGATGTAAGCTGGAAACGTTTCCAAAAGATAGAAGACAGAGACGGGCGCCCTTTGCAAAACGTCAGCGCAGACACCCTGAAACTCGTGCTCTCGGAAGTGTTGCGCGATTTGAGGAAAGCTGACAGGTGCTATATAAAATATGAATTGAAGCAGGGTTGCTTCCATATCACTACAAGAAGATAG
- the truA gene encoding tRNA pseudouridine(38-40) synthase TruA — MQRYFIYLAYDGTAYHGWQIQPNGESVQECLMKALATLLRCDVEVVGAGRTDAGVHASLMVAHFDSAAPLDAAFMVDKLNRLLPPDISVYRLRAVKSDAHARFDATTRMYKYYVTTAKIPFDRWYRCRLFQTPDFERMNEAAQTLYDYTDFTSFSKLHTDVKTNNCKIMHAVWTQQDEVTWVFTIKADRFLRNMVRAIVGTLLEVGRGKLTVEGFRRVIEQQDRCQAGTSVPGNALFLVDVSYPEEIFIS; from the coding sequence GTGCAACGATATTTCATTTATTTAGCTTACGATGGTACGGCCTATCACGGTTGGCAGATTCAGCCCAACGGAGAAAGTGTGCAAGAGTGTTTGATGAAGGCACTTGCTACTTTACTGCGTTGTGATGTGGAAGTTGTAGGGGCAGGGCGTACAGATGCCGGAGTACATGCCTCTCTTATGGTCGCACATTTTGACAGCGCCGCTCCTTTGGATGCTGCTTTTATGGTTGATAAACTGAACAGGCTACTTCCTCCTGATATTTCAGTGTATCGTTTGCGGGCGGTGAAGTCCGATGCACATGCCCGTTTTGATGCGACGACACGTATGTATAAGTATTATGTCACCACAGCCAAAATTCCTTTTGACCGTTGGTATCGTTGTCGGCTTTTCCAGACTCCGGATTTTGAACGGATGAATGAGGCTGCGCAGACCTTGTACGATTATACGGACTTCACAAGTTTCAGCAAATTGCATACAGATGTAAAAACCAATAATTGCAAGATTATGCACGCTGTCTGGACGCAGCAGGATGAGGTTACATGGGTTTTCACAATCAAGGCCGACCGTTTTTTGAGAAATATGGTACGTGCCATTGTGGGTACATTGCTTGAGGTTGGCCGGGGAAAACTTACCGTGGAAGGATTCCGCCGTGTCATTGAGCAGCAGGACCGTTGTCAGGCAGGAACTTCTGTACCCGGCAATGCATTATTTCTGGTAGATGTTTCTTATCCGGAGGAGATTTTTATTAGTTGA
- a CDS encoding DMT family transporter: MWLLLAFLSAALLGFYDAFKKRSLRDNAVLPVLFLNTIFSSLIFLPFILISAFVPSALRGTMLEVPVVGWEVHKYIIIKSFIVLSSWIFGYFGMKHLPLTIVGPINATRPVMVLVGAMLMFGERLNLYQWMGVMLAVLSFFMLSRSGKKEGIDFKHDKWILFIVFAAITGAVSGLYDKYLMKQLNPMLVQSWYNVYQVFIMCPIILLLWYPKRKESTPFHWNWTIICISVFLCSADFAYFYALSYQDSMISIVSMVRRGSVIVSFLFGALFFREKNLKSKAVDLILVLIGMLFLYLGSR, translated from the coding sequence ATGTGGTTACTGCTTGCCTTTCTCTCGGCTGCCTTGCTGGGTTTTTATGATGCTTTTAAGAAACGGTCGCTTCGGGATAATGCTGTGCTTCCGGTATTATTTCTCAATACGATATTCTCAAGCCTTATATTTCTTCCGTTTATTCTGATTTCGGCATTTGTGCCTTCTGCTTTAAGAGGGACGATGCTGGAAGTTCCCGTGGTGGGATGGGAGGTACATAAATACATTATCATCAAATCTTTTATCGTCCTTTCTTCTTGGATATTCGGTTATTTCGGTATGAAGCATTTACCGCTGACTATTGTGGGACCTATCAATGCTACGCGTCCTGTGATGGTACTTGTAGGCGCCATGTTGATGTTTGGCGAACGACTGAATCTGTACCAATGGATGGGTGTCATGCTTGCTGTACTTTCTTTCTTTATGTTGAGTCGTTCTGGCAAAAAAGAAGGTATAGATTTTAAACATGACAAATGGATTCTGTTCATTGTTTTTGCTGCTATAACGGGTGCTGTCAGCGGATTGTATGACAAGTATCTTATGAAGCAGCTTAATCCGATGCTGGTGCAATCCTGGTATAATGTCTATCAGGTATTTATCATGTGTCCCATCATTTTGCTTCTGTGGTATCCCAAGCGCAAGGAAAGCACTCCGTTTCACTGGAACTGGACTATCATCTGCATATCAGTTTTCCTTTGTTCGGCAGATTTTGCCTATTTCTATGCACTCAGTTACCAAGATTCCATGATTTCCATCGTCTCAATGGTTCGTCGTGGCAGTGTGATTGTTTCTTTCCTTTTCGGTGCGTTGTTCTTTCGTGAGAAGAATTTAAAAAGCAAGGCGGTTGACCTTATCTTAGTATTGATAGGTATGTTGTTCTTGTATTTGGGAAGCAGATAG
- a CDS encoding isoprenylcysteine carboxyl methyltransferase family protein codes for MQNIIFTFVVFFILRLLSLFYSICNEKQILKNGAVQYGKFNSLLLTLAHIAYYFSALYEAYVSGTQFNVFSICGIFVMGFAYIMLFYVIYKLRDIWTVKLYILPGQRIEKSFLFRIVRHPNYYLNIIPELIGVALLCNSWYTLFVGLPVYACLLTIRIRQEERAMKGLL; via the coding sequence ATGCAGAACATTATTTTTACATTTGTTGTTTTTTTTATACTTAGACTATTATCTTTATTCTATTCTATTTGCAACGAAAAACAGATTCTGAAGAATGGAGCTGTGCAATACGGTAAGTTTAATTCACTGTTACTGACATTGGCACACATCGCTTATTATTTTTCAGCTCTCTATGAAGCGTATGTCTCAGGAACCCAATTCAATGTTTTCTCGATATGTGGCATTTTCGTAATGGGATTTGCTTATATCATGCTGTTTTATGTTATTTATAAATTACGTGATATATGGACTGTAAAACTCTATATACTTCCTGGACAACGGATAGAAAAGAGTTTCCTTTTTAGGATAGTGCGACATCCCAATTATTACTTGAACATTATACCCGAACTTATCGGAGTTGCTTTGCTTTGTAATTCCTGGTACACATTATTTGTCGGGTTACCTGTATATGCTTGTTTGCTCACCATACGCATCAGGCAAGAGGAAAGGGCGATGAAAGGGCTGTTGTAG
- a CDS encoding GAF domain-containing protein encodes MAEDLHIDNGSKEEKYNVLLPQLRSLIIGEEDLIANLANIAAALKETFRFFWVGFYLVKGEELVLGPFQGPIACTRIRKGRGVCGTAWEKVRTLIIPNVDLFPGHIACSTLSRSEIVVPLVHENGSVWGILDVDSKNLNDFDDTDAYFLEEVCSWL; translated from the coding sequence ATGGCAGAAGATTTACATATAGACAATGGCAGTAAAGAGGAGAAATATAATGTTTTGCTTCCTCAACTGAGAAGCCTTATTATTGGTGAAGAAGACCTTATAGCTAATCTTGCTAACATTGCGGCTGCATTGAAAGAGACTTTCCGGTTCTTCTGGGTAGGATTTTATCTGGTGAAAGGTGAAGAACTCGTATTGGGACCTTTTCAGGGGCCGATAGCTTGTACACGAATCAGGAAGGGACGTGGTGTCTGTGGTACTGCGTGGGAAAAGGTTCGGACATTGATAATACCAAATGTGGATTTATTTCCAGGGCATATAGCTTGCAGTACATTATCCCGTTCTGAGATAGTAGTGCCTTTGGTACATGAGAATGGAAGTGTATGGGGAATCCTTGATGTTGATAGTAAGAATTTGAATGATTTTGATGACACGGATGCATATTTCCTTGAGGAAGTCTGCTCGTGGCTTTGA
- a CDS encoding DUF3256 family protein encodes MKKFNILLLLFFVGIQVLQAQEAKTCFVNMPDSLSPLLSSVNRADFVDFLESKMKAEVTNNFSGKSEMEALSSDYIRVKMTEQSSWQMKLLPVNDSTKVICTVSTVCAPACDSHINFYTTDWKELPSSSYLQALPVIDDFVVATPDSVDVYEYQNVRRQADMILMKADLSAVDSVLTFTFTTSDYMEKQAAEKLKPFIRRPISYTWSQGRFILP; translated from the coding sequence ATGAAGAAATTTAATATTCTTTTGTTATTGTTTTTTGTCGGAATACAGGTTTTGCAGGCTCAGGAAGCCAAGACTTGTTTTGTGAACATGCCGGATTCTTTGAGTCCTTTGCTTTCCTCTGTAAATCGCGCAGACTTTGTTGATTTTCTGGAAAGTAAGATGAAAGCGGAAGTAACCAATAACTTTAGTGGTAAATCGGAGATGGAAGCACTCTCTTCTGACTATATTCGTGTGAAGATGACGGAGCAGAGTTCTTGGCAGATGAAGCTTCTGCCTGTAAATGATAGCACGAAAGTGATTTGTACGGTTTCTACGGTTTGTGCTCCTGCCTGTGACAGCCATATCAATTTTTATACGACAGATTGGAAAGAACTTCCTTCTTCATCTTATTTACAAGCTTTGCCTGTGATTGATGATTTCGTTGTCGCAACTCCCGATTCAGTTGATGTCTATGAATACCAGAATGTGCGCCGCCAGGCTGATATGATATTGATGAAAGCAGATCTTTCTGCCGTAGATTCTGTGTTGACATTCACTTTTACCACTTCCGATTATATGGAAAAACAGGCGGCGGAAAAACTGAAACCGTTTATCCGTCGCCCTATCTCTTATACGTGGAGTCAAGGTCGGTTTATTTTACCTTGA
- a CDS encoding YitT family protein, whose translation MKTTFNIPSRQNAMREMRDYLMIALGMILYGIGWTVFLLPNNITTGGVPGIASIVFFATGFPVQYTYFSINVLLLLLSIYIMGWKFSIKTIFAVFTLTFFLSVIQRLTAGFQLLHNQPFMACVIGASFCGSGIGVAFSSNGSTGGTDIIAAIINKYRDITLGRVMLICDLIIISSSYFVLQDWEKVVYGYVTLYICSFVLDQVVNSARQSVQFFIISDKYEEIAKHIQVYPHRGATVINASGFYTGHEVKMLFILAKKRESTIIFRLIKDIDPNAFVSQSAVIGVYGEGFDKIKVK comes from the coding sequence ATGAAAACAACCTTCAACATCCCCTCACGACAAAACGCTATGCGCGAAATGAGGGATTATCTGATGATTGCCTTAGGCATGATTCTGTATGGCATTGGATGGACAGTATTTCTGCTGCCCAACAACATCACCACCGGCGGAGTGCCGGGCATTGCCTCTATCGTATTCTTTGCTACAGGATTTCCTGTGCAATACACCTACTTCAGCATCAATGTCTTGTTGCTGTTACTTTCCATCTACATCATGGGATGGAAATTCAGCATCAAAACCATCTTCGCCGTATTTACGCTGACTTTCTTTTTATCTGTCATACAAAGACTGACAGCAGGTTTTCAGCTATTGCACAACCAGCCTTTCATGGCATGTGTCATTGGAGCCTCTTTCTGCGGAAGTGGCATCGGTGTGGCATTCTCATCAAACGGAAGCACAGGCGGCACAGATATTATCGCTGCCATTATCAATAAATACCGCGACATCACATTGGGCAGGGTAATGCTGATATGCGACCTCATCATCATTTCTTCCAGTTATTTTGTCCTTCAAGATTGGGAGAAAGTCGTATATGGCTATGTCACTCTCTACATCTGCAGCTTCGTGCTTGATCAGGTAGTCAACAGTGCACGCCAATCCGTACAGTTTTTTATCATTAGCGATAAATATGAAGAAATAGCCAAGCATATCCAAGTATATCCCCACCGGGGCGCAACGGTTATCAATGCTTCGGGATTCTACACCGGACACGAAGTAAAAATGCTGTTTATTCTTGCCAAAAAACGTGAATCAACCATTATTTTCCGGTTGATAAAAGACATAGATCCTAACGCTTTCGTTTCACAGAGCGCAGTCATCGGAGTCTATGGAGAAGGATTTGACAAAATCAAGGTAAAATAA
- the ribH gene encoding 6,7-dimethyl-8-ribityllumazine synthase, protein MATAYHNLSDYNFNSVPNAEKMKFGIVVSEWNFNITGALLEGALNTLKKHGAKEENILVKTVPGSFELTFGVNQLIEYSEVDAVIAIGCVVRGDTPHFDYVCMGATQGITQLNASGDVPVIYGLITTNTMEQAEDRAGGKLGNKGDECAITAIKMIDFAWSLQK, encoded by the coding sequence ATGGCAACAGCTTATCATAACCTTTCAGACTATAACTTCAATTCCGTTCCCAATGCCGAAAAAATGAAATTTGGTATCGTTGTATCCGAATGGAATTTCAATATTACCGGTGCTCTTTTGGAAGGAGCATTGAATACATTAAAAAAACACGGAGCAAAAGAAGAAAATATTCTGGTAAAAACTGTACCCGGAAGTTTCGAACTGACTTTTGGTGTCAACCAGCTTATCGAATATAGTGAAGTAGATGCGGTAATTGCAATTGGTTGCGTTGTAAGAGGAGATACTCCACATTTTGACTATGTCTGCATGGGTGCTACCCAAGGCATTACTCAATTAAACGCAAGTGGCGATGTTCCAGTAATTTACGGATTAATTACGACCAATACAATGGAGCAAGCAGAAGACCGTGCCGGCGGCAAGCTGGGTAATAAAGGCGATGAATGTGCAATTACTGCAATAAAAATGATAGATTTTGCTTGGAGTTTACAAAAATAG
- a CDS encoding tetratricopeptide repeat protein, with translation MAEQKQANEPLNVEDALTQSEAFFIKNKKAIIGAIVAIIIIVAGVVMYKHLYAEPREEKAQAALFKGQEYFEADAYVQALNGDSIGFAGFAKIADEYSGTKAANLAKAYMGICYAHLGKYDEAVKALDSFNADDQMVAPAIKGAMGNCYAQLGQLDKASSILLKAANEADNNTLSPIFLLQAGEILVKQGKYDDAIQAYTSIKDKYFRSYQAMDIDKYIEQAKLLKK, from the coding sequence ATGGCAGAACAAAAACAAGCGAATGAGCCCTTGAACGTGGAAGACGCACTGACACAATCAGAGGCATTTTTCATTAAGAACAAAAAAGCAATCATCGGTGCTATTGTAGCAATAATCATCATCGTGGCCGGTGTAGTAATGTACAAGCATCTTTATGCCGAACCTCGTGAAGAAAAAGCACAGGCTGCTTTATTCAAAGGACAGGAATACTTTGAGGCTGACGCCTATGTCCAAGCATTGAACGGTGACAGTATCGGCTTTGCAGGATTTGCTAAAATAGCAGATGAATATAGTGGAACAAAAGCCGCCAATTTGGCCAAAGCCTATATGGGTATCTGTTATGCACACTTAGGCAAATACGATGAAGCCGTAAAAGCATTAGACAGTTTTAACGCCGATGACCAAATGGTAGCTCCTGCAATAAAAGGAGCTATGGGCAACTGCTACGCCCAATTAGGGCAATTAGACAAAGCTTCCTCCATATTGCTGAAAGCTGCAAATGAAGCAGACAACAATACCTTGAGCCCCATCTTCCTCTTGCAGGCTGGAGAAATTCTTGTCAAGCAAGGCAAGTATGACGATGCTATTCAGGCATACACCAGCATTAAGGATAAATACTTCCGTTCATATCAGGCTATGGACATCGACAAATACATCGAACAAGCCAAGCTATTGAAGAAGTAA
- the recF gene encoding DNA replication/repair protein RecF (All proteins in this family for which functions are known are DNA-binding proteins that assist the filamentation of RecA onto DNA for the initiation of recombination or recombinational repair.), translating into MILKRISILNYKNLEQVELSFSAKLNCFFGQNGMGKTNLLDAIYFLSFCKSAGNPVDSQNICHDADFFVIQGGYESTDGTPEEIYCGMKRRQKKQFKRNKKEYTRLSDHIGFLPLVMVSPADSELIAGGSDERRRFMDVVISQYDKEYLDALIRYNKALVQRNTLLKSEQLVEEELFLIWEEMMAQAGEVVFRKREAFIQEFIPIFQSFYSFISQDKERVGLTYDSHARNASLSEVLKESRMRDQIMGYSLRGVHKDELNMLLGDFPIKREGSQGQNKTYLVALKLAQFDFLKRTGTTVPLLLLDDIFDKLDASRVEQIIKLVAGDNFGQIFITDTNREHLDCILHKVGSDYKMFRVDQGIVSGMEDEV; encoded by the coding sequence ATGATACTGAAACGTATATCTATACTTAATTATAAGAATTTAGAACAGGTTGAATTATCTTTTTCAGCCAAACTGAATTGCTTTTTCGGGCAAAATGGTATGGGCAAGACCAATCTGCTTGACGCTATTTATTTTTTGTCTTTTTGCAAGAGTGCAGGCAATCCTGTTGACTCTCAGAATATCTGCCATGATGCAGATTTCTTTGTGATTCAGGGGGGGTATGAATCAACCGATGGTACACCGGAAGAGATTTACTGTGGTATGAAGCGACGCCAGAAGAAACAGTTCAAGCGGAATAAAAAGGAATATACACGTTTGTCGGATCATATTGGTTTTTTACCATTGGTGATGGTGTCTCCTGCAGATTCAGAACTTATTGCCGGAGGCAGCGATGAACGCCGCCGTTTTATGGATGTGGTTATTTCACAATATGATAAGGAGTATCTGGATGCGTTGATACGTTATAACAAAGCGCTTGTGCAGCGGAATACGTTGTTGAAGAGTGAGCAGTTGGTAGAGGAGGAGCTTTTCCTGATATGGGAGGAAATGATGGCTCAAGCCGGTGAGGTTGTTTTTCGTAAAAGGGAAGCTTTTATTCAAGAGTTCATCCCTATCTTCCAGTCTTTTTACTCTTTTATATCTCAAGATAAGGAACGGGTGGGGTTGACATATGATTCTCATGCCCGCAATGCGTCTCTATCGGAAGTCTTGAAAGAAAGTCGCATGCGTGACCAGATTATGGGGTATTCTCTACGTGGTGTGCATAAAGATGAACTGAATATGCTTTTGGGAGATTTTCCTATAAAAAGGGAGGGCTCGCAAGGGCAGAACAAAACTTATCTTGTAGCCCTGAAATTGGCTCAGTTTGATTTTCTGAAGCGTACAGGGACAACCGTGCCATTATTGTTGCTTGACGATATCTTTGATAAACTGGATGCTTCGCGCGTAGAGCAAATTATCAAACTGGTGGCGGGTGATAACTTCGGACAGATTTTTATAACCGATACTAATCGTGAACATTTGGACTGCATTCTGCATAAGGTAGGCAGCGATTATAAAATGTTTCGTGTGGATCAGGGGATTGTTTCAGGCATGGAGGATGAAGTATGA
- a CDS encoding DUF721 domain-containing protein, whose amino-acid sequence MKRNNAEQIGALIRNFLRQESLESPLNERRLISAWPEVLGTTIASYTREIYIKNQVLYVHLTSAALRQELMMGRELLVRNLNRHVGAQVITNIIFR is encoded by the coding sequence ATGAAGCGTAATAATGCGGAACAGATAGGAGCACTTATCCGAAATTTCCTTAGACAAGAAAGTTTAGAGTCCCCGTTGAATGAACGAAGGCTTATAAGTGCATGGCCGGAGGTATTGGGGACGACCATTGCATCTTATACCCGCGAGATTTATATTAAAAATCAGGTGCTTTATGTACATCTTACTTCTGCCGCCCTTCGTCAGGAACTGATGATGGGACGGGAACTGCTGGTACGAAATCTGAACCGGCATGTAGGGGCTCAGGTTATTACTAATATCATTTTCCGATAG